A window of Callospermophilus lateralis isolate mCalLat2 chromosome 13, mCalLat2.hap1, whole genome shotgun sequence contains these coding sequences:
- the Bpnt1 gene encoding 3'(2'),5'-bisphosphate nucleotidase 1 isoform X3, translating to MSICSSLARKFPKLTIIGEEDLPPEEVDQELIEDGQWEEILKQPCPSQYSAIKEEDLVVWVDPLDGTKEYTEGLLDNVTVLIGIAYEGKAIAGIINQPYYNYQNNEKQKLREHRNEAKAGPDAVLGRTIWGVLGLGAFGFQLKEVPAGKHIITTTRSHSNKLVTDCVSAMNPDDVLRVGGAGNKIIQLIEGKASAYVFASPGCKKWDTCAPEVILHAVGGKLTDIHGNALQYNKEVKHMNSAGVLATLRNYDYYASRVPESVKNALVP from the exons ATGAGCATATGTTCTTCACTGGCACGGAAATTCCCCAAACTGACAATTATAGGGGAAGAG GATCTCCCTCCTGAAGAAGTGGATCAAGAGCTGATTGAAGATGGTCAGTGGGAGGAAATATTGAAGCAACCATGCCCATCACAGTACAGTGCTATTAAAGAGGAAGAC cttgtggTTTGGGTTGATCCTCTGGATGGTACCAAGGAATATACTGAAG GTCTTCTTGACAATGTAACGGTTCTTATTGGAATTGCCTATGAAGGAAAAGCCATAGCAGGCATTATTAACCAACCATATTACAATTACCAG AACAATGAAAAGCAGAAGTTAAGGGAACACAGGAATGAAGCAAAG GCAGGACCAGATGCTGTGTTGGGGAGGACAATCTGgggagttttaggtttaggtgccTTTGGGTTTCAGCTGAAAGAAGTCCCTGCCGGGAAACACATTATCACAACTACCCGATCCCATAGCAACAAGTTGGTTACAGACTGTGTTTCTGCTATGAACCCTGATGATGTGCTGCGAGTAGGAGGAGCAGGAAATAAG ATCATTCAGCTGATCGAAGGCAAAGCTTCTGCTTATGTATTTGCAAGCCCTGGATGTAAGAAATGGGACACTTGTGCTCCCGAAGTTATCTTACATGCTGTGGGAG GCAAGTTAACCGATATCCATGGAAATGCCCTTCAGTACAATAAGGAAGTGAAGCATATGAACTCCGCAGGGGTCCTGGCCACACTGAGGAATTATGACTACTATGCGAGCCGAGTTCCAGAATCTGTTAAAAATGCACTTGTTCCTtaa
- the Bpnt1 gene encoding 3'(2'),5'-bisphosphate nucleotidase 1 isoform X1 has translation MASSHTVLMRLVASAYSIAQKAGTIVRRVIAEGDLGIVEKTSATDLQTKADRLVQMSICSSLARKFPKLTIIGEEDLPPEEVDQELIEDGQWEEILKQPCPSQYSAIKEEDLVVWVDPLDGTKEYTEGLLDNVTVLIGIAYEGKAIAGIINQPYYNYQNNEKQKLREHRNEAKAGPDAVLGRTIWGVLGLGAFGFQLKEVPAGKHIITTTRSHSNKLVTDCVSAMNPDDVLRVGGAGNKIIQLIEGKASAYVFASPGCKKWDTCAPEVILHAVGGKLTDIHGNALQYNKEVKHMNSAGVLATLRNYDYYASRVPESVKNALVP, from the exons ATGGCTTCGAGTCACACTGTGTTGATGCGATTGGTAGCTTCAGCGTATTCTATTGCTCAGAAGGCAGGAACTATAGTTAGACGTGTTATTGCTGAAGGAGACCTGGGTATCGTGGAAAAG ACCTCTGCAACAGACCTGCAGACCAAAGCTGACCGACTAGTACAGATGAGCATATGTTCTTCACTGGCACGGAAATTCCCCAAACTGACAATTATAGGGGAAGAG GATCTCCCTCCTGAAGAAGTGGATCAAGAGCTGATTGAAGATGGTCAGTGGGAGGAAATATTGAAGCAACCATGCCCATCACAGTACAGTGCTATTAAAGAGGAAGAC cttgtggTTTGGGTTGATCCTCTGGATGGTACCAAGGAATATACTGAAG GTCTTCTTGACAATGTAACGGTTCTTATTGGAATTGCCTATGAAGGAAAAGCCATAGCAGGCATTATTAACCAACCATATTACAATTACCAG AACAATGAAAAGCAGAAGTTAAGGGAACACAGGAATGAAGCAAAG GCAGGACCAGATGCTGTGTTGGGGAGGACAATCTGgggagttttaggtttaggtgccTTTGGGTTTCAGCTGAAAGAAGTCCCTGCCGGGAAACACATTATCACAACTACCCGATCCCATAGCAACAAGTTGGTTACAGACTGTGTTTCTGCTATGAACCCTGATGATGTGCTGCGAGTAGGAGGAGCAGGAAATAAG ATCATTCAGCTGATCGAAGGCAAAGCTTCTGCTTATGTATTTGCAAGCCCTGGATGTAAGAAATGGGACACTTGTGCTCCCGAAGTTATCTTACATGCTGTGGGAG GCAAGTTAACCGATATCCATGGAAATGCCCTTCAGTACAATAAGGAAGTGAAGCATATGAACTCCGCAGGGGTCCTGGCCACACTGAGGAATTATGACTACTATGCGAGCCGAGTTCCAGAATCTGTTAAAAATGCACTTGTTCCTtaa
- the Bpnt1 gene encoding 3'(2'),5'-bisphosphate nucleotidase 1 isoform X2, with protein MASSHTVLMRLVASAYSIAQKAGTIVRRVIAEGDLGIVEKTSATDLQTKADRLVQMSICSSLARKFPKLTIIGEEDLPPEEVDQELIEDGQWEEILKQPCPSQYSAIKEEDLVVWVDPLDGTKEYTEGLLDNVTVLIGIAYEGKAIAGIINQPYYNYQAGPDAVLGRTIWGVLGLGAFGFQLKEVPAGKHIITTTRSHSNKLVTDCVSAMNPDDVLRVGGAGNKIIQLIEGKASAYVFASPGCKKWDTCAPEVILHAVGGKLTDIHGNALQYNKEVKHMNSAGVLATLRNYDYYASRVPESVKNALVP; from the exons ATGGCTTCGAGTCACACTGTGTTGATGCGATTGGTAGCTTCAGCGTATTCTATTGCTCAGAAGGCAGGAACTATAGTTAGACGTGTTATTGCTGAAGGAGACCTGGGTATCGTGGAAAAG ACCTCTGCAACAGACCTGCAGACCAAAGCTGACCGACTAGTACAGATGAGCATATGTTCTTCACTGGCACGGAAATTCCCCAAACTGACAATTATAGGGGAAGAG GATCTCCCTCCTGAAGAAGTGGATCAAGAGCTGATTGAAGATGGTCAGTGGGAGGAAATATTGAAGCAACCATGCCCATCACAGTACAGTGCTATTAAAGAGGAAGAC cttgtggTTTGGGTTGATCCTCTGGATGGTACCAAGGAATATACTGAAG GTCTTCTTGACAATGTAACGGTTCTTATTGGAATTGCCTATGAAGGAAAAGCCATAGCAGGCATTATTAACCAACCATATTACAATTACCAG GCAGGACCAGATGCTGTGTTGGGGAGGACAATCTGgggagttttaggtttaggtgccTTTGGGTTTCAGCTGAAAGAAGTCCCTGCCGGGAAACACATTATCACAACTACCCGATCCCATAGCAACAAGTTGGTTACAGACTGTGTTTCTGCTATGAACCCTGATGATGTGCTGCGAGTAGGAGGAGCAGGAAATAAG ATCATTCAGCTGATCGAAGGCAAAGCTTCTGCTTATGTATTTGCAAGCCCTGGATGTAAGAAATGGGACACTTGTGCTCCCGAAGTTATCTTACATGCTGTGGGAG GCAAGTTAACCGATATCCATGGAAATGCCCTTCAGTACAATAAGGAAGTGAAGCATATGAACTCCGCAGGGGTCCTGGCCACACTGAGGAATTATGACTACTATGCGAGCCGAGTTCCAGAATCTGTTAAAAATGCACTTGTTCCTtaa